One segment of Solanum lycopersicum chromosome 1, SLM_r2.1 DNA contains the following:
- the LOC101252106 gene encoding UDP-galactose/UDP-glucose transporter 3 yields the protein MESHGAGIRRVMVLAFCVAGIWSAYIYQGVLQETVSTKRFGPNKERFEHLAFLNLAQNVVCLIWSFMMIKIWSSGNSGGAPWWSYWSAGITNTIGPAMGIEALKYISYPAQVLAKSSKMIPVMLMGAIVYGIRYTVPEYVCTLLVAGGVSMFALLKTSSKTISKLAHPNAPVGYGLCFLNLTFDGFTNATQDSIKARYPKTSAWDIMLGMNLWGTIYNMIFMFGWSNASGFEAVQFCKQHPEAAWDILMYCLCGAVGQNFIFLTISRFGSLTNTTITTTRKFVSIVVSSVLSGNPLSTKQWTSVIMVFSGLSFQIYLKWRKLQRMPKKKKKSN from the exons ATGGAGTCTCACGGCGCCGGGATCCGCCGTGTTATGGTCCTCGCCTTTTGTGTCGCCGGCATTTGGTCTGCTTACATTTACCAAGGCGTTCTGCAAGAGACGGT GTCAACTAAGCGGTTTGGCCCAAACAAAGAGAGGTTTGAACACTTGGCATTCCTGAACCTGGCACAAAATGTAGTATGTCTGATATGGTCATTTATGA TGATAAAGATATGGTCAAGCGGAAACAGCGGTGGTGCTCCCTGGTGGAGTTACTGGAGTGCTGGCATTACAAATACTATTGGACCAGCAATGGGGATTGAAGCGCTAAAATATATTAGTTATCCTGCACAG GTCCTGgcaaaatcatcaaaaatgaTTCCTG TAATGCTCATGGGCGCAATAGTTTATGGCATAAGATATACAGTTCCAGAGTATGTGTGCACACTGCTTGTTGCTGGTGGAGTATCAATGTTTGCACTTCTAAag ACTAGCTCAAAAACGATAAGTAAGTTGGCGCACCCCAATGCTCCAGTTGGATATGGGCTGTGCTTCCTGAACCTCACCTTTGATGGTTTCACCAATGCTACTCAGGATTCGATTAAAGCAAG GTACCCTAAGACATCTGCTTGGGATATTATGTTAGGAATGAATTTATGGGGTACTATTTATAACATGATCTTCATGTTTGGCTGGTCAAATGCCAGCGGATTTGAGGCGGTTCAGTTCTGTAAGCAGCACCCAGAAGCAGCATGGGACATTCTTATGTACTGTCTATGTGGTGCTGTTGGCCAGAACTTCATTTTTCTAACCATCAGCCGATTTGGTTCACTCACTAACACAACCATCACCACAACGCGCAAGTTTGTTAGCATAGTGGTTTCATCTGTGTTAAGTGGCAACCCATTGTCTACAAAGCAATGGACAAGCGTCATCATGGTCTTCTCAGGATTGTCATTCCAGATATATTTGAAGTGGAGGAAGTTGCAGAGGAtgccaaagaagaagaagaagtcgaattaa